A single genomic interval of Lathyrus oleraceus cultivar Zhongwan6 chromosome 7, CAAS_Psat_ZW6_1.0, whole genome shotgun sequence harbors:
- the LOC127104417 gene encoding uncharacterized protein LOC127104417, which yields MTPIKTDEDVRSMFQCHVTLSQLPSIEIYVRLVDIPEEQSSDNVEEQPSHCYPTQFVQSHDYGMSQAIGEEPTQNNEPFIPNEEVGENSEDDLEEVRFEDLFGVSDDDGNEEILDTLDVALRAQPISLYNPPAHMQNISLDDAEPSSVFGSSIPTHNSDEIEEGIEYEDKEECLLALQQWHIKRSLDFSVVKSDSVRFVIKCRNATCNFKCRVSLRKGNSRWRVGKSSGPHTCTTTSMSQDHTKISSEMISKSIMELVNRDASLKVKVIIAHVVEKYRYIISYKKAWIAKCKAVESLYGNWETSYNDLP from the coding sequence ATGACACCGATTAAGACTGACGAAGATGTCAGATCGATGTTTCAATGTCATGTAACATTATCTCAATTACCCAGCATTGAGATATATGTTCGTCTAGTTGATATTCCCGAAGAACAATCGAGTGACAATGTTGAGGAACAACCGTCTCACTGTTATCCAACGCAATTTGTACAGTCACACGACTATGGAATGAGTCAAGCCATTGGCGAAGAGCCGACTCAAAATAATGAACCTTTCATACCAAATGAAGAGGTGGGCGAGAATAGTGAGGATGATCTTGAGGAGGTTCGATTTGAAGATCTTTTCGGTGTTAGCGATGACGATGGCAATGAGGAAATATTAGACACACTGGATGTTGCACTAAGAGCGCAACCAATTAGTTTGTACAATCCACCTGCGCACATGCAAAATATAAGTTTGGATGATGCCGAACCAAGCTCCGTTTTCGGCAGTTCCATACCAACTCACAACTCTGACGAAATTGAGGAGGGCATAGAGTATGAAGATAAGGAAGAGTGTCTTCTGGCGTTGCAACAATGGCATATAAAACGTAGTCTAGATTTCTCTGTGGTTAAATCTGACAGTGTACGTTTTGTCATCAAATGTAGAAATGCAACATGCAATTTCAAATGCAGGGTGTCTTTGCGCAAGGGCAACTCAAGGTGGAGAGTTGGTAAGTCTAGTGGGCCTCATACGTGCACAACCACTTCCATGTCACAAGACCATACAAAAATCAGTTCAGAAATGATTAGCAAGAGCATAATGGAGCTTGTAAATCGGGACGCTTCTCTTAAGGTGAAGGTTATCATTGCTCATGTTGTTGAGAAATACCGGTATATCATATCATACAAAAAGGCATGGATTGCAAAGTGTAAGGCGGTTGAGTCGCTCTATGGAAATTGGGAGACATCTTACAACGATCTTCCGTAG